GAATTAGCTCCGGCGGAGGCGGATTGGAGAAGGACGGTTGCCAAAACAAGAACTATAACAAAACCATACCCGAAGAAGGTGAATTGGAAAAGGACGATGGTGAACAAAACACTGTTGTGGTATTGAAGCTCGGGCTGAATTCGCAGAGATATGCTACTGATATTAAGGAGTGGATTCAAAGCTTTGGAGGTTAATTGCGTTACAAATTCATTCTCTGTTCATTTGAATGATCTGCATTACAAATTCATTCTCTGTTCATTTGAATGATCTGCGTTGAATTCTTGTAGTACAATGTCCTATTTGATTTCGAGACTGTTGTGGATTGTGAAGGCATTGAGTCCGTCGACGGTGACTCGAACGAACTGACAGTCACCGGGGAAGTGGACGAAGAGACGCTGCGAGAGCTGGTTGGGCAGATGGTTTCGAAGAAGGCGCAATCCAATACCCCCCCGCCGTCCAAAATCAGAAACAACAGTTACGTGGAAGGAGTCCGAAACGCAGAGAAGGCGACCGTTGAAAAGCTTCCGAAGAATCCGAATCAGACCAATTTGAATGAGGTGACTCACTGAGTCACTCGACTCACTCCTATGCtctctccctcgttttaactctgtTCAAtctaaattaagttaattggttattgttttcttcttgttctcaTATTCTCAGTCTCCGGTGCGTACGGCGGTGATGATGGTGGATCTGCATTGTCAAGGCTGCATCGACAAGATCTGCAAGGTCATCAAGAAGACCAGAGGTTAGATTATCTTCTCGCCCTCTCTGATGATCATTTCCATATAATCCCATGGTTCATAGCTAATAGAGTCACTTCTCTTGCAGGATACCACGGTATGTCCATTGACAGGCAGAAGAATGCGGTGACAGTGAAAGGGACGATGGACATGACGGCTCTGGCTAAAAGACTGTCCAAGAAGCTCAATAAAAGACCCGTGTCGATTGCCCCGCCGGACGACCACGGCGGGTTGCAGGCCGATGCCGATTCTCCCTCGCCGGCAAAAGACATGATCGGGGCAGCGTCGAAGCCGGGGAAAGGAGTTGAACCACAGAAAGACTTGGATGGAAACAAGTCAAACAAAGTAATCACTGCTCTGCTCACCTCAATTGACctggaatctttttttttttttttgcttataattaatttgtcttCATTGATTTTTTCGAATTTGTAATTTTCTCAGCCACCAGTGACGACTACGGTGCTGAAGGTAGATGTGCCCTGCTACTGCGATGGACATTCCGACGGCATTCGCGGCGTCGTCGCCAACACTAAAGGTGAGAATACCGTTACCCTACGCCCTCCACCCACccttttaattgaattattaaCAGAGGCTCAACGACTTTACTTGCAGGATTTCATTCTTGTGAGGTGTCCATTGATGATATGGGGAAGATCGTGGTCAGGGTGACGGGAAGCGTCGACGTCAATGATCTGAAGgagaaattggagaagaagCTCAAGAAGCCGGTGGAAATAACCCAGCCCCCACCAATATTCAACGATATAGACGACGGTGGTGATATGGGCAAGAGCGTCGGCGATGGTGGTGAAACCTACACCCAGGACGCGCCAACTTGGCATCTGGACCCTCATATGTATGGTTACTACCGGGCTTACCATTTCCCGTAAGAGGTGGTGTTGTGGAGAACAGCATGGAAAGTGGAGTCCTCGCCGGAGAAGCCGAGTCTTTCCGATTGGGTGACTACTCTGGCTCAGttgggttgattttttttttttatacatttatttgcTTAGGGTGAGggcctttatttatttttattgatgaccCACTGTTTTTCTTCTTGGCGAGGGCCATTTTTACGtcacattattatttatttttggtagtttgagccacacacacacacacacacatatatatatataggttgttttctttttttttaagcaaCTAGATCTTCAGCCGAGATGAAAAATTTCTTATTGAATCGGTTTATGGATTTTGAGCTTTTAAACGGAATGAATGGAGTGGAGGGGTTTGTTTGAAGAAACCAAAATTATAGGGACTTAATACTACcgaaagtaaaaatcatatcGAAATGTTTGTAAAATTTGTATGTATAAGAAAGAGGGGCTCCTATTCCTTCCTTTGTAAAGGTGCAGCTTACACGAGTATTCATGCAAGTTGTCtctatttggaaaaaaaatttagagcGAGGAGAGACCAGCAGTTTACagaatgaagattaaaaaaattaaaatatcctCTATCTTTATCTTTTCCTACTTGTCACTATGCCtcaaagtgatttttttttttttactgattgTGCAATCAATCAATCGCTTGTGATTCCTGTAATTACGATGGGGTCCATCACACTTAGTGGAAAAGATTTGTACATTTCTTTGTAGAAAAGAATGAGGGGAAAGAAGATTCCAGAAAGTTGGGTCAATACTGAATAGTCTGTCTCAgctgtgacaaaaatttaatccGACAGATGATTTATAGATGTCCTGAAAGGAAGTTTCAAAAAGAGATCCCAAAAGCACATTTCCATtctggctttttttttttgtttttgtttttcttttatcttaaaaagaattaattaaagaagaaaaatgacaataattgttatttaatttatttattgctGGTCCGGAAGAAATATTAgactttatggatgcttataataataataataataataattattattattattattttcaaaccTAACACAAGTCGACCATGTAGGAGTAGGACTAGGGGACTTTAAGACTCCGAATGATTTATTAAATTGCAAAAGATCAGTTAAGAGAAGacgtaattaaaaaaatcagttcataataataataaaataattcatgataaatatatCAGCCACAGCCACAGCCACTCGCTCATTACCAATTCACTTGGGAATAAAGTGTTAAATTgagtctaaataaaaaaaacaaagaaaagtttgTTTTATCTATTCAATAGctaatttaagtattaattaataatttggaATTCACGGGGTCTGTGAATTATGAttcttcaaatattaaaaatatatataattaaaaaagattataatttctaataaaattGAAGAACCCAAAAAAGATTGTTTCCAAACTGGTCCGCCCATGGGATGGGAGTGCCACTTAGTGAGTATGGAAAGAGGGTGAGGGGCACGCAAACACCAGGCCAGACTGCAGCAAGCAACGAGGTTTCCAAATCAAAATCTCAAGTTGCATGAAAAGACGAGCCATGGAATCCACGCCGCCCACCCGTTACTCAACCGACGTCGTCCTTTTCTTTATTAGGAAAATCATTTGTGTTGTCCAAACACGACGACGGCGGGCCCTTGTACTCTCATCTTCATGAACCCAGCAAGCAATTCAATTAGAGAACAAAAGTCAGGTGGGgcttataaattataatattgtcGGTTCCACTTTTTCCAAAGAAAGCCAATTAAGTTAGTGCAATGCAGCGTCAGCCAGCCCTCCCTCACGATAAAAGAGATCTCACcgtgtttaaattatttatttataaaattaatttaattaggttaTATCTATGAATCTATATCTCAACATTACAATCCAATCCAATGCAAAACCTAATAATCAAAGCAAGTGCCAGAACAGAACAGATTCTCAGATTGCCCAAAGGAAAGAGAATTAGGAAACTGGAAGGTATGAAGAAAAAGGCATGTAAAGTTAAGTTGAGGATTATGAATGAGAAAGTAcccttttttactttttaggagaatttaattatatatatgaatgcgtGCAGGAGCTAACTAAAGACGGTAGGTAGGTAGGAATTCAATTAGCAAATGCTTTTTGTCTCCATtccttattttagaaaattccaaaaaataaaaaaatggtaaAGCGAAAAGTATGCATAGAATATATAAATTCCTAAAAGgtaaaacaaaaatcacatcatctttttatttatcGGCTTTTGTAAATTAATTGTGACGCTTTTCtaaccattattattatttggggctaaggcaggcaggcaggcaggcagttGGATTAATTATTGGGTAATTAATCTCACTTGTGAATGATGAA
This genomic stretch from Diospyros lotus cultivar Yz01 chromosome 1, ASM1463336v1, whole genome shotgun sequence harbors:
- the LOC127791827 gene encoding heavy metal-associated isoprenylated plant protein 3-like isoform X1 yields the protein MGHKSSEAGSDSEDSERRMQVKNWRKKKSSSKISPKGELRKKNNDRISSGGGGLEKDGCQNKNYNKTIPEEGELEKDDGEQNTVVVLKLGLNSQRYATDIKEWIQSFGGIESVDGDSNELTVTGEVDEETLRELVGQMVSKKAQSNTPPPSKIRNNSYVEGVRNAEKATVEKLPKNPNQTNLNESPVRTAVMMVDLHCQGCIDKICKVIKKTRGYHGMSIDRQKNAVTVKGTMDMTALAKRLSKKLNKRPVSIAPPDDHGGLQADADSPSPAKDMIGAASKPGKGVEPQKDLDGNKSNKPPVTTTVLKVDVPCYCDGHSDGIRGVVANTKGFHSCEVSIDDMGKIVVRVTGSVDVNDLKEKLEKKLKKPVEITQPPPIFNDIDDGGDMGKSVGDGGETYTQDAPTWHLDPHMYGYYRAYHFP
- the LOC127791827 gene encoding heavy metal-associated isoprenylated plant protein 3-like isoform X2, yielding MLLILRSGFKALEYNVLFDFETVVDCEGIESVDGDSNELTVTGEVDEETLRELVGQMVSKKAQSNTPPPSKIRNNSYVEGVRNAEKATVEKLPKNPNQTNLNESPVRTAVMMVDLHCQGCIDKICKVIKKTRGYHGMSIDRQKNAVTVKGTMDMTALAKRLSKKLNKRPVSIAPPDDHGGLQADADSPSPAKDMIGAASKPGKGVEPQKDLDGNKSNKPPVTTTVLKVDVPCYCDGHSDGIRGVVANTKGFHSCEVSIDDMGKIVVRVTGSVDVNDLKEKLEKKLKKPVEITQPPPIFNDIDDGGDMGKSVGDGGETYTQDAPTWHLDPHMYGYYRAYHFP